The sequence AAATAAAGAGATCAACGACTGGCTGACGGCCCACGACACCACCATGGAAGAAATCCGGGGTGCAGCCCACAGGGAGGCCCTATGATTACGCAGCTGATGCCCGCCATGGTCGAGGTGGCGGACAAGGACGTTCACAGCCCTGAGTTTGCCACCCTGTATGTCAACCAGGCCATTGACTTTAAACCGGGCCAGTTTGTCATGGTGTGGATTCCCGGCGTGGATGAAAAACCGTATACCATTTCCCATCACAGTCCGGACCGTTTCGGCATTACCGTGGAGGCCAAGGGTATTTTTTCTAAAAAAGCAGTTTCCCTTGGGCCTGGTGATAAAATTGGTATCCGCGGGCCCTTTGGCAACGGCTTTAATATGGGAATTGATCACAAACGGGTTGCCGTTGTGGCAGGCGGCTGCGGCATGGCACCCCTTGCCCCCCTTGTGGAGGCCTTTCAGGCCGATAACGGGCCTGAAATTCTGCTGATCCAGGGGGCCCGGTCCAAATCATTTCTGCTCTACCCGGACCGGTTTACGGCAAACGTCGAAATCTGTACCGATGACGGATCAAAAGGATATAAAGGGTTTGTGACGGATATTCTTGTGCAGAAAATCAAAGATTTGTCGGATAGTTCCGCCCCGGGTTTTGATATGGTTTATGCCTGCGGCCCGGAAATCATGATGGCAAAGGTGTTTGATATCTGTGAAGCCCACGGCATCCCCTGCCAGGTTTCCCTGGAACGGTACATGAGATGCGGGTTCGGGGTGTGCGGGGCCTGTGTCTGTGGTCATGCCGTGGTGTGCATGGACGGGCCGGTGTTTGGATCAAAGGCCTTGAGAACCATGGCGGACTTTAATACCCGGGCACTGTTGAAAAGCGGAAAGCCGGTTCCTTTGAATGAATATGCCACCTGGCGCTGCCAGTAGATTATGCTCAATGCCATAAAGTTAAAATAAAATATTCAATGCACAAGTTTGTGTATAAAAATAAAGGTTAAAAAAGAAGAATGAATTATAAAGAGGAATTTATTGAGTTTCTGGTACAGTGCAATGCCTTGAAGTTTGGCGAATTTGAGCTGAAAAGCGGCCGAATTGCCCCCTATTTTATCAACACCGGCATGTTTGACACCGGATCAAAGATTAAAAAGCTGGGCACCTATTATGCCAGGGCCATTGACGCCCATTTCAAAACAGAATTTCACGGGATTTACGGACCTGCCTACAAGGGCATTCCTTTGTGCATCACAGCAGCCTGTGCCCTGGCCGACATGGGCATTGACAAAGGGTATGTGTTTAACCGCAAAGAAGCTAAAACCTATGCAGACAAAAGCGCTGTGGTGGGTATGCCCTTGACCCCCGACACCCGGCTGATCCTGGTGGATGACGTCATCACCTCGGGCAAGGCCATCCGGGAATCCCTGGAAATTCTAAAAGGATGCGGTAATCCTCAGGTTTGTGGCATTATCATCAGCGTCAACCGCCAGGAAAAGGGAAAAACAGACAAAAATGCCCTGGAAGAGGTGGCAGACACCCTTGGCATTCCCATTTTTGCCATTGTTACCATACGGGAGATCATTGATTTTCTGCACAACAGGGAAATAGATGGCAACATTGTTCTGGATGACCCAATGAAAGCAAAAATCGAAAACTATCTGAAAACCTATGGCGCAGACTGATAAAGCTGATTCAACCCATGATCAAAATCGGATCGAATGCGTCGACAAAAAGTAAAAAATTCAGGGAGAGTAGCCATTGAAAGTCAGAATTTATCCAGGTGTAATGCCTATAAAATGAAAGAGTAGCTATTATGCCCTTGCTTTTGAGAGGCTTACCTCTCCACATTGTTTTTAGTCTATGTTCTGCATGCCTTTAAAAAGAAATCCCAGAAGACCGAAAAGCGTGATCTAAACACAGCAACGCGCCGTCTCAAAGAAGTGCAGAGGGCCAGGGGAGGGAAATAATGGATAATCAAATTATAGAATCAAGCGGGACTTCATATTGCTGTGACCGTTGAAGATGCCGCTTGAAAATGTCATCCATGCCTGTCAGTCCTTTGATTTTTTCGATGTCACGGAATCCATCCCGGCTGATAAACTCATTGAAGACTTTCGATACGAGAGGTTACAGGGGTAGGGTGCATTTTAAGCACAGAATCTTTATATTATGTGGTTCTGGGTCGGTAAATTAAAATGGGTATATGCTGTTTAAAATGGTAAAAATCCTTATCTGTTGTGAATATAGGCATGTCATATCTGACTGAAATTGCGCAAATAAGAAAATCAGTGTTTGAGCCCTGTATACCTTTGCTTCGCAAAAGATTATAATATTCAGCGGCCAATTCAAAGTCTTCACAGGCGAGTGGCAAATCCGGGAAAGATCGCAATACTGTTTTTAGCCGGTTAAACTGAGATTCTTCTTTAATCCCGGACAGGATTTCCTGCCGGACAGGACCGATGAGCTGGGTCCTGACCTCTTTTATTAACTCTTCTAATTCTTTTGCTTCCGGATTTATCGAAGCATGCTTTTGCCTTCGGAGTGCCAAAGACCATATGCATGTATCAATAATGACCTTCATTGGACATTCCGCTGTTTTTTATAATCGTAATCCGGATCATAATCAATAGATCCGAACATTTTTATGATCTCAAGCTGTTTTCGTCTCTGGATGTATTCCTGAAGTGCCTCTGTTACCACGGCCTTTTTTGTCTTGTGCTTCCCGATAATCAGGGCTTCCTGGATGAGGTTATCGTCTATTGCCAGGTTGGTTGCCATTTTAACCTCCTTTTTTACACATTGAAGTGTAGGTTAGCATGTGTAGGGAAAAATAACAAGACACGAACCAGGGTGAAGGCAGAAAATAGAATCAAGCGGGAATATCTTTGATGATCTTGGCTTTTCCCGGTAAGAGTCCGACAAACTCGCCATTAAATCCTATTTGATGATGCCGCTTGAAAATGTAATCTTTCAGAGCTGACCGGCATTCCCCAAGGCCATATTTCAGACATGGAGAACAACAAGTTAAAAAAACGTATCCCCGGAATTCCGGAATACCCCTGTAGATTCTTAAAGTGTTATTTTGGGGGCCAAAAACATTAACCTAAGACGATTTAATGACTACCTTTCAAGTTTTTTTTCTATGTTTTCAGTTTCTCGGGAAAGAGGAGGAAAAGAATCACACTCCATCTGTATATCGGCCCGACCCGCCCATACCCTGTCCCGGCACTGCCCACACCCGCAAGCACTGTATCCTGCAGCCATGGGGAATCTTCAGGAAATGGTTCTTCAGACCAGGCCCGCCCAATACCCTCCCGCCACTGATATTACTGGGGCACAAAAGCATTACCCAGAGGATCTCCGCGGCAAGCTGTTTTACTTCCGGGGCCGTGGGAGCAAGTTGTCTGGAAAATTTTTCAAAAAAGTTTCCCTCGCCATCGTCAAGCTGATTAATGAAGTATTGGTCCAACGCCTGGAGATGTTCCAGTTTCCAGAGGGATTTACCAGTCAAAATGGAGCCATCTTCCAGCAAGCCATGCTGCCGCCAGTGTTCCGCAGCTTCTATCGTCAACCTTGAGTCACGATCTCCGCAATATCTACTCATCTTTTCATCTCTTTGTTGTGCTATTAAACAGTTTTGATAGATCTGTTTGATAGAAAATCTTTAAATTTCAATAAATTATAAAAATTTATTTTGTTTTGTATTACACAGTAACCCCGTATTCACCTGTTTTTGTTTGATAGAATTATTTGTCAGCAAGAAAGTAGCGGCGCCACCGCTTTTCTCCTTGATAATGAATTGCACCCTCATCATAGAGCGCCTCCAGAGCACGTTTAATCCGATGGCGGTCCAGTTCCGGAGCGGTGCGGGAATGGATGTCACTGATGGCTGATTCAGGGTAGCGCTGGAGATCTTCCAGGATGAGCGCCTTTAACCTGTGGGGTTCAATCAGGCTCAGCGTTGTTGAACTGGGGAAATCCAATTTCTGCAGCAGCTCCGGATCCACAAAATAACGGGTCGCCTGGGTTTTCCCCTGCTGTTTCACCAGGGATAATTTCTGAAGCCGTCCCATCCAGCCGGACAGACTGCCGATATCGCCCAGTTCAAGTTTACCGGCCAGTTCACGGGCTGTAAGGCTGTCATGCTGGGCAAGCAGGCCAAGGGTAATACGCTCACGCTGGCTAAGATCCCATGTCCTGTCCGCCTTTGAAATAAAATCGATAATTTCAGGTTTCAAAACCCTTTTATGAATGGTGACCTCAACCCGGTCAGGGCCCTCCTGCAGCTCCGGAAGGGGTCTTGCCTGGGACAGGAGGACCTCGTACATCCGGTCAAAGCCGCTGCCTTCCCGCTCCATGAGCTTGAGATCGTGAAATACCCTGGCCATATGTTCATTACGGCGCACCGTGGTATGCAAAATATTGCGGGGGGTCACCCCTAGGGGGAGCAGCCCCGGATTGACCATTTCCAGGCAGTCCATGCGCAGATTAATGAAAATATCGCCCCGCTGGGTATAGGGCCGGTGGACCATGGCATTGACCAGCAACTCACGGACCACGATTTCGTCATACACCGGCAGCGAGGTGCGAAAGAGCCCTGACGGCAGTTCATAATGTTCCCGGAAATCCGGAATTTCCTGCCAGACTGCATCTATCAGCTCCATGGGAGAGAGGCTGTGATCGTCCCAGACCAGTTTATTGACCTTTTGATTGCGTTCATCATATTTGAGAAACTGGATAACAGGGCCGGTACCGAGCATGGCCCGCTCCTGCTGTCCCCCCACACAGAGAATGCCAAGATTGGTCAGCAGCCCATTCACGGCAAGCATGTAATGGGTCAGCAATTCCTTGTCATCTTTCTCCTTAACCGACGGTTTAACCCGGTCAGATGCCCGGATGCCTGAAGAAAAGGCAGCCAGCTTTACAGTATCCACCCGCTCCAGCGGGACCCCCAGGGTGGTCAGGGTTTCCCAGGGCTGGGCACTGCGTTCATCTAGCAGGCGCTGGATATCACTGCCCACAAGGGGTTTGCAGTCATCGGAAATCCGCATATAATAGCGGCCGTCCGTTGTCGATGCCGGTGCATGGGATCGGGGGATATGCAGTGCCAGATATTGACCGCCGTTTTCGCCGGTACACAACTCCAGAGAAGTGATCACATTGACGGTCAGTTCTCCCATGCGCTTTCTTATCTTCTCCGGTAAATTCTGTGGAATCACCTGGCCTGGGGGCGGCAGAGATTCACCATCCTCAATACCGATCAGGATTCTGCCGCCCCGGGCATTGGCAAAACAGACGCAGTCTTTGGCAAGCTCCTGCCAGTCGGCAGTTTTTCCTGTAACGGTCCGCAGCGACTTTTGATCCATATTCTGGTTTTCCATTGTTATCCTATCAACCCTTCCTTTTTTTACTTCATCTTCGGATCACTGCAGCCGAAAGGCAAACAGCGGCTTATGGCTTTTGTCTCTGCAGTGTTTCAGTGATGATATTTTCCGGTCTGACGGTTGTACCAAAAAGTTTTCCTGAGACTTCAGCAACAGCCTCGTTGCGCGCCTGCAATGTTCCTTCGCTGGCCATGGTGGCAGAGGTGCCGATACATTGGACATCTTTATTCAAAGCTTCCCGGACTCTGCGGACCAGCATAGCAACATCCGCTCCCTGGCGGCCCCGGTAGGTATGCAGTTCATCCAGAACAAGAAAATCGAGACCTTTGGCTGCTTTCATGATCGTACGGTCCAGGTCATCCTGTCTGGTCATGAGAAGTTCCAGCATCATAAAGTTTGTCAGGATGATATCAGGGGGAATTGCAGCCATGGCATGACGTTCCTCCTGGCTTTCCTGGCCGGTGTAACGCCCAAACGTGACCGGCTTTTCATGACCATAGTGGCCGAGGAATTTATCAAGTTTTTCCAGCTGACTGTTGACCAGCGCGTTCATCGGATAAATAATGATTGCTTTGATCGTAGGTGAACCAGTCTGCTTTTTTTTGAGAATATTGTCTACAATCGGCAACATGTAAGCGAGAGATTTTCCTGATCCAGTGCCGGTTGTAAGGACATAACTCTCTTCCTTTTTGGCAATATTCGCAGCATCTATTTGGTGTTTGTGAAGCTGGGCCGATACTCCGGGAGAACCATCTTTTCGGCCAAAACGAAAAATATCCTGACATGTAGGATGAAGTTCTCCGTGTTTGACGAGTTGCTCTACACTCTGCCCGGAAAAAAACGCGGGATTTAACTGAATGAGAGGCACCGGCCAGTAGTGCCCGGAATCATATTTGCTTGTGACAAATTTTTGGATATCTGAGGCTTTTATTTTGGTAAAACTAGTCGTGAATGATCGGTAGTTGGCTACAACATTATCGCGGTATTTGAATACATCCATATCTATGCGTCTGTTGTATCAGAGTTTGTCATGCTGAATTAGCCTATGTTAGGCCCATAATCAAAATAAAATCTCCCATATGGTTTGCTTTTTCATCCGTCTTCTTCGTTGTGACAATGAGCACATATTTCAATATGCTCCCATTGTCACGCCTTGAATACGAATGAAAATTCTAAACCATATTTTGGAAGGTTTTATTCCGATCATGGGCCTTAATGTCCAGAATATGTCGGAATACTTTTGTCTTTCAGTTATTAATTTTCTAGCAATTTTTCACAGATCATAACCTAGGTCAAGAATTATTGAGAAGCTTGACAAAAGGAAAGCCTTTGATGGATGAGAGCCTTTAATTTCTCTCAAATTCATAATCAAACGCGCTACATAATTTGCATTTGCTAAAAAATTCAAAACAACTTCCAAAATATGGCTGCAGTTTGGGTTTCATCCTGTTCTTGAAAACTCTTTTGCCACCGACATGCGCCAGGTAACTTGTGTTTGGATAAATATACCGAAACCGAAACCTCAAAATAGGATTTTCAAGAACTCACAAGTTAAATCAAGGTTTGTCAAGTTGTGTTTTGACAAAAACCTTCAAGGCTCAAAATGGCTGACCTACGCTTCCCCTGTCAACTGCTTCACATGCAGCCTCACAACTGCCCGCACATAACTCGGGGCCATCATGGATCGGCTACGCCTTTCATGTGGAAATCTTTCATCCCTCTACTCTATGCCGGTTTATCCCGGCGTTTTCATAGATGTCCCCGAAATACGCTTTTCTCCAACAGTTTTAAAATCCGACACTAACATAATATTAATATTTTTTGTTTATAGCTTGGTGGTCGCCTTTAAGTCCTTAAATTAAAATATTTTTCCATTACTCGGGATTGTTTTAAGTAATGTAAGCAACCTAAAAAAGAAGGAGAAGAATAATGAAAAAGCTTGCCGCTGCAGCAGCAGGACTCATTCTGGGCCTGTGTCCGGCTGCGGTCTTTGCCCACGGCCATGACGTAACGCAAAACAAACAACAACATCATCGTGTATCCCAGGAGCTGTTCCAGCATGTTGGCACATTTGATGTCATGGCAGGCAATGGTTCCGGCGTTGCCGAAATTGTTGACGTCACCGGCAACGGCAAACAGCTGGTGTATACTGACAGTGAGAATGGTGCCATAGGCTTTGTGGATATCTCTGATCCGGCCAATCCGGCTGGGCAGGGAAGCGTAGACGTCGGCGGTGAGCCGACCAGTCTTGTGGTTCGTGGTCCCTTGGTGCTGGTGGGCGTTAACACCTCTGAAAGCTATGACAACCCTTCCGGTCAGCTGGTGGTGGTTCACCGCAATACCCGTCAGATTGTTGCCGTGCATGACCTGGGCGGTCAACCCGACTCCCTGGCCCTGGCCCCGGATCATAAACGCGCCGCCATTGTTATCGAAAATGAGCGAGATGAAGACCTCAACGACGGGATTATCCCCCAGAAGCCCTCCGGCACCCTGCTTATCGTTGACCTTAAAGGACCTGCCAAAAATTGGAAAATCACCGAAGCCGATCTTTCTGATGTGAAAAATGGGGCCTTTGCAGGTGAGGATCTGGAAGTTGAATATGTGGACATCAACAGCCGCAACCAGGCCGTGGTCTCTTTCCAGGAAAATAATCATCTGGCTATTGTAGACCTTGTCACCGGCAATACCGTCAACAGTTTTTCTGCCGGGAAAGTGGTACTGAACAATGTTGACACCGAGGAAAACGATCTCATTGAATTCAACAGCCAAATCGAAAAGCGTGCGGAGCCTGACGCCGTATCCTGGATTAATAATAGAACCTTTGCCACGGCCAATGAAGGGGACTACGAAGATGAAGACGGTGAAGAGGGCGGCAGCCGCGGATTCACCATTTTTAATAGAAAGGGTACAGCTGTTTATGAATCCGGAGAATCCTTTGAGCTGTGGCTGGCCTCCATGGGCCACTACAATGAAGGCCGCTCCGAAAATAAAGGCTGTGAACCCGAGGCCGTTGAAGTCGGTGTTTTTGGTAAGAATCAAACCCTGCTCTTTGTCGGTTCCGAGCGCTGCAATGCTGTCGGTGTTTACGACGTGAGCAAACCAAGTAAGCCCAAGGCGTTGCAAGTGTTGCCCACGGGTATCGGCCCTGAGGGGTTGAAAGCCATCCCCCAACGCGATCTTTTCGTTGCTTCCACAGAGACAGAGGTGGCTGATGCCGGAATCCCGACCATGATTAACATCTACCAGCTTAAAAAAGGCAAAGCAGCGTATCCCATGATCTCTTCTGCCACGGACGAAAACGGCACCCCCATTCCCTGGGTGGCCTTGTCCGGGCTTGCCGGTGATCCGGAAAATCCGGATACCCTTTATGCAGTAAGTGATTCTTTTCTTGCCGAAGGGTTCATTTACACCATTGATGTTTCCCGGGAACCGGCTTTAATTGTTAACCGTATGCAGGTTACCGGCGTCGACGAAGATCTTGACCTTGAAGGGGTTGCTGTCGGCCCTGGCGGCAACTTCTGGCTATGCAGCGAAGGCGACGCCGACGGCCATCCCAACCTGATCCTTAAGGTGAACGCTGAAACCGGTGAGGTCTTGAGCAAAATAGCACTGCCCGAAGATCTGGAATCCACTGCCCGCAAGAACGGTTTTGAAGGGATTGCCGTAACCGGTGACGCAGGTGCAGAGATCGTTTATGTGGCGATTCAGCGTGCCTGGCCGGACAGCGGCGACACTGATAAGGCCAACACCAAAATCGGCCGTTACGATGTGGGTAAAAAGGAGTGGGCATTTATCTATTATCCCCTGGAAGAGCAGGGCAATGGCGGCTGGATCGGACTGTCCGAGTTGACCTTTCTGCCTGACGGGACCTTTGCCGTCATCGAGCGTGACAAGGGCTGGGGACAGAGCACAGGCCTTAATGCCGAACTGAAAGCTGTGTATGGTGTTGACCTTGCCTCTGCCGAATTCCGTACCCTGGACAACTCTGACGGACTTGTTACCCTTGACAAAATACTGCTCTGGGACCTGCTGCCAAAGATGATCAATGCCAGTGTCTGGACTGCTGAGAAACTTGAAGGTCTGGCTGTGGCTGCCGACGGCCAGGCTTATGCGATTACGGATAACGACGGTGTGGACGACGCTACGGGTGAAACCCTGTTCCTGCGTCTTGGCCTCTGGAAAAAGCACTGAATTCCAGCGGCTTTAGGCACCACCGGTAAAAAAATACTGCGCTTAAGACAGAACAAGATAAAATTAACCGGGCCTGCAGATTTTTTCATTCACGGCGGCTCCGCCGCCGTGAATCGCGGTGCTGACTTCATCCAGCACCGCGATCTGCTCCTTTTTTCCAATCCATCTTTCAAAAACCACAAAACCATAACAAAAATTTTCATCCCACCATATCATATCCAAAAATTACGGCAAAAATTTAGTCGGGCATAATGCCCTTTATGTCTAATTAAAGTGCATTTTTAAATTTCCATTGATTTTACACATATAGTGTAATATTTAATACACAAACATATGTATATCGCTTTGTGTAATTTAGGAGCCAAGATGAATAATCCATTCACCTATAGCAACATTGTCACCGGGCCTCATTTTT comes from uncultured Desulfobacter sp. and encodes:
- a CDS encoding esterase-like activity of phytase family protein yields the protein MKKLAAAAAGLILGLCPAAVFAHGHDVTQNKQQHHRVSQELFQHVGTFDVMAGNGSGVAEIVDVTGNGKQLVYTDSENGAIGFVDISDPANPAGQGSVDVGGEPTSLVVRGPLVLVGVNTSESYDNPSGQLVVVHRNTRQIVAVHDLGGQPDSLALAPDHKRAAIVIENERDEDLNDGIIPQKPSGTLLIVDLKGPAKNWKITEADLSDVKNGAFAGEDLEVEYVDINSRNQAVVSFQENNHLAIVDLVTGNTVNSFSAGKVVLNNVDTEENDLIEFNSQIEKRAEPDAVSWINNRTFATANEGDYEDEDGEEGGSRGFTIFNRKGTAVYESGESFELWLASMGHYNEGRSENKGCEPEAVEVGVFGKNQTLLFVGSERCNAVGVYDVSKPSKPKALQVLPTGIGPEGLKAIPQRDLFVASTETEVADAGIPTMINIYQLKKGKAAYPMISSATDENGTPIPWVALSGLAGDPENPDTLYAVSDSFLAEGFIYTIDVSREPALIVNRMQVTGVDEDLDLEGVAVGPGGNFWLCSEGDADGHPNLILKVNAETGEVLSKIALPEDLESTARKNGFEGIAVTGDAGAEIVYVAIQRAWPDSGDTDKANTKIGRYDVGKKEWAFIYYPLEEQGNGGWIGLSELTFLPDGTFAVIERDKGWGQSTGLNAELKAVYGVDLASAEFRTLDNSDGLVTLDKILLWDLLPKMINASVWTAEKLEGLAVAADGQAYAITDNDGVDDATGETLFLRLGLWKKH
- a CDS encoding ATP-binding protein — its product is MENQNMDQKSLRTVTGKTADWQELAKDCVCFANARGGRILIGIEDGESLPPPGQVIPQNLPEKIRKRMGELTVNVITSLELCTGENGGQYLALHIPRSHAPASTTDGRYYMRISDDCKPLVGSDIQRLLDERSAQPWETLTTLGVPLERVDTVKLAAFSSGIRASDRVKPSVKEKDDKELLTHYMLAVNGLLTNLGILCVGGQQERAMLGTGPVIQFLKYDERNQKVNKLVWDDHSLSPMELIDAVWQEIPDFREHYELPSGLFRTSLPVYDEIVVRELLVNAMVHRPYTQRGDIFINLRMDCLEMVNPGLLPLGVTPRNILHTTVRRNEHMARVFHDLKLMEREGSGFDRMYEVLLSQARPLPELQEGPDRVEVTIHKRVLKPEIIDFISKADRTWDLSQRERITLGLLAQHDSLTARELAGKLELGDIGSLSGWMGRLQKLSLVKQQGKTQATRYFVDPELLQKLDFPSSTTLSLIEPHRLKALILEDLQRYPESAISDIHSRTAPELDRHRIKRALEALYDEGAIHYQGEKRWRRYFLADK
- a CDS encoding dihydroorotate dehydrogenase electron transfer subunit — encoded protein: MITQLMPAMVEVADKDVHSPEFATLYVNQAIDFKPGQFVMVWIPGVDEKPYTISHHSPDRFGITVEAKGIFSKKAVSLGPGDKIGIRGPFGNGFNMGIDHKRVAVVAGGCGMAPLAPLVEAFQADNGPEILLIQGARSKSFLLYPDRFTANVEICTDDGSKGYKGFVTDILVQKIKDLSDSSAPGFDMVYACGPEIMMAKVFDICEAHGIPCQVSLERYMRCGFGVCGACVCGHAVVCMDGPVFGSKALRTMADFNTRALLKSGKPVPLNEYATWRCQ
- a CDS encoding type II toxin-antitoxin system VapB family antitoxin, producing MATNLAIDDNLIQEALIIGKHKTKKAVVTEALQEYIQRRKQLEIIKMFGSIDYDPDYDYKKQRNVQ
- a CDS encoding DEAD/DEAH box helicase → MDVFKYRDNVVANYRSFTTSFTKIKASDIQKFVTSKYDSGHYWPVPLIQLNPAFFSGQSVEQLVKHGELHPTCQDIFRFGRKDGSPGVSAQLHKHQIDAANIAKKEESYVLTTGTGSGKSLAYMLPIVDNILKKKQTGSPTIKAIIIYPMNALVNSQLEKLDKFLGHYGHEKPVTFGRYTGQESQEERHAMAAIPPDIILTNFMMLELLMTRQDDLDRTIMKAAKGLDFLVLDELHTYRGRQGADVAMLVRRVREALNKDVQCIGTSATMASEGTLQARNEAVAEVSGKLFGTTVRPENIITETLQRQKP
- the pyrE gene encoding orotate phosphoribosyltransferase, translated to MNYKEEFIEFLVQCNALKFGEFELKSGRIAPYFINTGMFDTGSKIKKLGTYYARAIDAHFKTEFHGIYGPAYKGIPLCITAACALADMGIDKGYVFNRKEAKTYADKSAVVGMPLTPDTRLILVDDVITSGKAIRESLEILKGCGNPQVCGIIISVNRQEKGKTDKNALEEVADTLGIPIFAIVTIREIIDFLHNREIDGNIVLDDPMKAKIENYLKTYGAD
- a CDS encoding type II toxin-antitoxin system RelE/ParE family toxin, with the protein product MFLVYVLHAFKKKSQKTEKRDLNTATRRLKEVQRARGGK
- a CDS encoding PIN domain-containing protein, which produces MKVIIDTCIWSLALRRQKHASINPEAKELEELIKEVRTQLIGPVRQEILSGIKEESQFNRLKTVLRSFPDLPLACEDFELAAEYYNLLRSKGIQGSNTDFLICAISVRYDMPIFTTDKDFYHFKQHIPILIYRPRTT